The following are encoded in a window of Phaseolus vulgaris cultivar G19833 chromosome 3, P. vulgaris v2.0, whole genome shotgun sequence genomic DNA:
- the LOC137806622 gene encoding homeobox-leucine zipper protein HAT5-like isoform X1, producing MPGEMLNGGSSMTLLLQKERLPSSPDLIQTSWVQNSEPSFQGSKSLVNVVNVRNRPFFRGVEKEENGDDEDFDVFPHQPGKKRRLTSEQVQFLESNFEVENKLEPERKVQLAKELGMQPRQVAIWFQNRRARFKTKQLEKDYGMLKAGYDILRRDYDNLVQENDKLKEEVYSLMKVIPREKEEQNLDDTSCGAVNSEHKEEKDLIIYRGSENGSKVALPVMVVSKQRDANSAKSDVLDSESPHLTDGNQSSLFEPADSSHALEPDHSNFSQEEEDILSQNILTMPFLPMFEVEYVCYDEPPENPCMFRFPVEDQTFCFW from the exons ATGCCTGGTGAGATGCTTAATGGGGGTTCAAGCATGACGCTTCTACTCCAAAAAGAAAGGCTTCCATCATCCCCTGACCTTATCCAAACCTCTTGGGTTCAAAACTCTGAACCTTCTTTCCAAG GCTCAAAATCCTTGGTTAATGTTGTGAATGTGAGGAATAGGCCCTTCTTCCGAGGGGTTGAGAAAGAAGAGAACGGTGATGATGAAGATTTTGATGTATTCCCCCATCAACCCGGTAAGAAAAGGAGGCTCACAAGCGAACAAGTTCAATTCCTTGAAAGTAACTTCGAGGTCGAAAACAAGCTTGAACCCGAAAGGAAAGTCCAACTTGCAAAGGAACTTGGCATGCAACCAAGACAAGTGGCCATATGGTTCCAAAACCGTAGGGCAAGATTCAAGACCAAACAGCTGGAAAAAGACTATGGCATGTTGAAAGCTGGATATGACATTCTCAGAAGGGACTATGACAACCTCGTTCAAGAAAATGACAAGTTGAAGGAAGAG GTTTATTCTCTGATGAAGGTGATTCCCAGAGAGAAGGAGGAACAGAATTTGGATGATACCAGCTGTGGTGCTGTCAACTCAGAGCATAAAGAGGAGAAGGATTTGATCATATATAGAGGTTCTGAAAATGGATCCAAAGTGGCACTTCCTGTTATGGTAGTAAGCAAACAGAGAGATGCTAATTCAGCTAAAAGTGATGTGCTTGATTCGGAGAGCCCACATCTCACTGATGGAAACCAATCCTCACTCTTTGAGCCTGCAGATTCCTCTCATGCTTTGGAACCAGACCACTCGAATTTCtcacaagaagaggaagacatcCTCAGCCAAAACATCTTGACCATGCCATTCCTACCAATGTTTGAAGTTGAATATGTCTGCTATGATGAACCACCTGAAAATCCTTGCATGTTCCGCTTCCCAGTTGAAGATCAAACCTTCTGTTTTTGGTAA
- the LOC137806622 gene encoding homeobox-leucine zipper protein HAT5-like isoform X2 — MPGEMLNGGSSMTLLLQKERLPSSPDLIQTSWVQNSEPSFQGSKSLVNVVNVRNRPFFRGVEKEENGDDEDFDVFPHQPGKKRRLTSEQVQFLESNFEVENKLEPERKVQLAKELGMQPRQVAIWFQNRRARFKTKQLEKDYGMLKAGYDILRRDYDNLVQENDKLKEEVIPREKEEQNLDDTSCGAVNSEHKEEKDLIIYRGSENGSKVALPVMVVSKQRDANSAKSDVLDSESPHLTDGNQSSLFEPADSSHALEPDHSNFSQEEEDILSQNILTMPFLPMFEVEYVCYDEPPENPCMFRFPVEDQTFCFW; from the exons ATGCCTGGTGAGATGCTTAATGGGGGTTCAAGCATGACGCTTCTACTCCAAAAAGAAAGGCTTCCATCATCCCCTGACCTTATCCAAACCTCTTGGGTTCAAAACTCTGAACCTTCTTTCCAAG GCTCAAAATCCTTGGTTAATGTTGTGAATGTGAGGAATAGGCCCTTCTTCCGAGGGGTTGAGAAAGAAGAGAACGGTGATGATGAAGATTTTGATGTATTCCCCCATCAACCCGGTAAGAAAAGGAGGCTCACAAGCGAACAAGTTCAATTCCTTGAAAGTAACTTCGAGGTCGAAAACAAGCTTGAACCCGAAAGGAAAGTCCAACTTGCAAAGGAACTTGGCATGCAACCAAGACAAGTGGCCATATGGTTCCAAAACCGTAGGGCAAGATTCAAGACCAAACAGCTGGAAAAAGACTATGGCATGTTGAAAGCTGGATATGACATTCTCAGAAGGGACTATGACAACCTCGTTCAAGAAAATGACAAGTTGAAGGAAGAG GTGATTCCCAGAGAGAAGGAGGAACAGAATTTGGATGATACCAGCTGTGGTGCTGTCAACTCAGAGCATAAAGAGGAGAAGGATTTGATCATATATAGAGGTTCTGAAAATGGATCCAAAGTGGCACTTCCTGTTATGGTAGTAAGCAAACAGAGAGATGCTAATTCAGCTAAAAGTGATGTGCTTGATTCGGAGAGCCCACATCTCACTGATGGAAACCAATCCTCACTCTTTGAGCCTGCAGATTCCTCTCATGCTTTGGAACCAGACCACTCGAATTTCtcacaagaagaggaagacatcCTCAGCCAAAACATCTTGACCATGCCATTCCTACCAATGTTTGAAGTTGAATATGTCTGCTATGATGAACCACCTGAAAATCCTTGCATGTTCCGCTTCCCAGTTGAAGATCAAACCTTCTGTTTTTGGTAA
- the LOC137839100 gene encoding uncharacterized protein, producing the protein MLITILKKFTKGRDLIRPEMTRFATTYLTLTCLYAMKTSLMSMFNYEEWKTSKFGTSQEGRKVQNVVLDSRFWKNVTICLKVVAPLMVVLRLVDSDAKPAMGFIYEEMDCVKEMIKSNFNNIKKIGGIINFILHATAYYINPQLHYEPNFRNDDVEVKEGLYICMRRLVNDVAERTKINLQLTDFHYGRGTFYLEDAKACRKVMFLGEWWKMFGDRTPELKRFVVRVLSLTCSSSGCERNWSSLEIVIQVLEVI; encoded by the exons ATGCTAATTACCATTTTGAAAAAGTTTACAAAAGGAAGGGACTTGATAAGGCCTGAAATGACTAGATTTGCCACAACTTACTTGACTCTAACTTGTTTGTATGCAATGAAAACGTCATTGATGAGCATGTTTAACTATGAAGAATGGAAAACAAGCAAGTTTGGAACTTCCCAGGAAGGGAGAAAAGTTCAAAATGTGGTATTAGATAGTCGATTTTGGAAGAATGTAACTATATGCTTAAAAGTTGTTGCTCCTCTTATGGTGGTCCTTCGATTGGTAGATTCGGATGCAAAACCCGCAATGGGATTTATATATGAGGAGATGGATTGCGTCAAAGAGATGATTAAAAGCAACTTTAATAATATCAAGAAAAT AGGTGGAATAATCAACTTCATATTGCATGCAACTGCCTATTACATAAACCCCCAATTACACTATGAACCAAACTTTAGAAATGATGATGTTGAGGTGAAGGAGGGGTTgtatatatgcatgagaagattgGTTAATGACGTTGCAGAAAGGACAAAAATCAATTTACAACTTACTGATTTTCACTATGGTAGAGGAACATTTTATTTGGAAGATGCAAAGGCGTGTAGGAAAGTTATGTTCCTTGGAGAATGGTGGAAGATGTTTGGGGATAGAACTCCAGAACTGAAGAGGTTTGTTGTTCGAGTTTTGAGCTTAACTTGTAGTTCTTCAGGATGTGAGCGTAATTGGAGCTCACTTGAAATAGTCATTCAAGTTCTTGAAGTTATTTAA